Proteins from a genomic interval of Rhipicephalus microplus isolate Deutch F79 chromosome 6, USDA_Rmic, whole genome shotgun sequence:
- the LOC142765670 gene encoding UPF0669 protein v1g209471-like, which yields MMWFRCLLSGHKRESNAAALQHPAVIALLVLWVHRSTCEPTGFREKVSGAVGAGNYSYYTLSKPGAVTILVHPLAGDPDLYVAERNAQPTFDLDNHCAQSTTCGRERVDLPRSFGRPVGIGIYGHPSHELSRFELEVRVDDSTENLLFHDYGYAASHQPGSRERDTAAVYEDDAADEIGPTEEISLLWTFLLGVLKLLLEILQG from the exons ATGATGTGGTTCCGGTGTTTACTTTCCG GGCACAAACGAGAAAGCAATGCTGCTGCTCTTCAGCACCCAGCTGTGATCGCGCTGCTGGTGCTATGGGTTCATCGGTCGACATGCGAGCCGACCGGCTTCCGTGAAAAGGTTTCCGGTGCCGTTGGCGCTGGCAATTACAGCTACTACACCCTTTCGAAGCCTGGCGCCGTCACCATACTAGTTCACCCACTGGCCGGAGATCCCGACCTGTACGTGGCTGAGCGGAATGCGCAGCCTACCTTTGACCTGGACAATCATTGCGCCCAG TCAACAACGTGTGGCCGTGAGCGCGTAGACCTGCCGCGGAGCTTCGGACGGCCAGTGGGCATTGGCATCTATGGCCATCCATCGCATGAGCTCAGCAGGTTCGAACTCGAAGTTCGAGTGGACGATTCGACGGAGAACCTGCTCTTTCATGACTACGGCTACGCCGCATCGCATCAACCAGGCAGTCGCGAGCGGGATACCGCTGCAGTGTACGAAGATGATGCCGCCGACGAAATCGGTCCGACGGAGGAGATATCTCTCTTGTGGACTTTCCTGCTTGGTGTGCTGAAGTTGCTTCTAGAGATTCTGCAGGGGTGA
- the LOC119167101 gene encoding bifunctional lysine-specific demethylase and histidyl-hydroxylase NO66-like, with translation MNRNAESAIAVYRKRKETKTNKRSAKSPNARPPGTPGKVADKRQRRKRRGSGTPQRNGKIRKQGQCAVYDGANGSTSSDDSGAAKSIASGGSELAAERCFDWLIQPVERDRFFRELWEKKPMLLRRHQPDFYQGLMSCDQLDRILRERSLFFTENIDLTTYEGGKRETHNPDGRAHAAVVWDAFQKGCSVRLLNPQTYSRAVWRLCSVLQEFFGSFVGANMYLTPAGSQGFAPHYDDIEAFVVQLEGRKCWRLYPPMDPSEELPRFSSVNFGPDEVGNPILEAVLEPGDLLYFPRGIIHQAYTPEDTHSLHLTLSTYQRNTWGDLLEKMIPQAIKLAMEEDVEYRRSLPRGYLNYMGVVNSDVPSKAREAFLDKVRHLVEKLVNYCPVDAAVDQNAKAHLHEALPPLLSQEERRRSVHSGERWHRGQVVDVQELDPDAQVRLARRNAVRMVVEEEEVRLYHSFDNSRRYKGRDPQYIVLGDDQAPAVEALVLAYPGYVKVDDLPLDNPVDRLELASILYDKGMLITKQPLEIEDD, from the exons ATGAACAGGAACGCGGAGTCCGCGATCGCAGTGTACAGGAAGCGAAAG GAAACGAAAACTAACAAGAGATCTGCCAAAAGCCCCAATGCCCGTCCACCTGGGACTCCCGGAAAAGTCGCAGACAAACGTCAACGCCGGAAGAGAAGGGGCTCAGGTACCCCTCAG CGAAATGGCAAGATCAGAAAGCAGGGGCAGTGCGCGGTTTATGACGGCGCGAACGGTTCCACATCTAGCGACGACTCGGGAGCAGCAAAGTCGATCGCCTCGGGAGGCAGCGAACTAGCCGCGGAACGCTGTTTCGATTGGCTGATTCAACCCGTCGAAAGAGACCGCTTCTTCAG AGAACTTTGGGAGAAAAAGCCCATGCTACTCAGGCGCCACCAGCCCGACTTCTATCAGGGCCTGATGAGTTGTGATCAGCTGGACCGGATCCTACGCGAGCGGAGCCTCTTCTTCACTGAGAACATCGACCTGACCACCTACGAGGGGGGCAAACGAGAGACTCACAACCCGGACGGGCGCGCCCACGCTGCCGTCGTGTGGGACGCCTTTCAGAAGGGCTGCTCGGTGCGCCTGCTCAACCCGCAGACATACAGCCGGGCAGTGTGGCGCCTCTGCTCCGTCCTGCAGGAGTTCTTTGGCAGCTTTGTGGGTGCCAACAT GTACCTGACTCCAGCTGGATCCCAAGGGTTTGCTCCACACTATGACGACATTGAGGCGTTCGTCGTCCAGCTGGAAGGCCGCAAATGTTGGCGCCTTTATCCTCCAAT GGACCCCTCGGAAGAGCTTCCACGATTCTCAAGTG TAAATTTCGGCCCTGACGAAGTAGGGAATCCAATCTTGGAAGCTGTCCTGGAGCCGGGAGACTTGCTCTATTTTCCTCGGGGCATCATACACCAG GCATACACCCCCGAGGACACCCACTCTTTGCACCTAACCCTCTCGACGTACCAACGGAACACGTGGGGCGATCTTCTTGAGAAG ATGATCCCTCAGGCTATAAAGCTGGCGATGGAGGAAGACGTGGAGTACAGGAGGTCGCTGCCGAGAGGCTACCTCAACTACATGGGCGTGGTCAATTCAGACGTG CCAAGCAAAGCGCGTGAAGCCTTCTTGGACAAAGTGCGCCACCTGGTGGAGAAGTTGGTCAACTATTGCCCCGTCGATGCAGCCGTCGATCAGAACGCCAAAGCTCACCTTCACGAGGCCCTCCCTCCCCTCCTTTCACAAG AGGAACGTCGACGCAGTGTTCACAGCGGTGAACGCTGGCATCGAGGCCAAGTCGTGGACGTGCAGGAGCTAGATCCAGATGCTCAAGTGCGCCTTGCTCGCAGGAATGCGGTCAG GATGGTTGTAGAGGAAGAGGAGGTGCGCTTGTACCACTCGTTCGACAACAGCCGGCGATACAAGGGGCGAGACCCGCAGTACATCGTCttgggtgacgaccaagcgccgGCTGTGGAGGCGCTCGTGCTGGCTTACCCAGGCTACGTCAAGGTCGACGACCTCCCACTGGACAATCCTGTTGACCGGCTCGAACTGGCCAGCATCCTATACGATAAGGGGATGCTCATAACCAAGCAGCCGCTCGAAATTGAGGATGACTAG